The following are encoded in a window of Castanea sativa cultivar Marrone di Chiusa Pesio chromosome 5, ASM4071231v1 genomic DNA:
- the LOC142635616 gene encoding calcium-transporting ATPase 12, plasma membrane-type-like, translated as MSTSKSFRNEVLESQQTVSPGGDGSEKGSLFLDRPAASSSISSYSNISPDDTGAVSGGHGGEIESQQTVLSMASIAPGADKADKGSLAVDNIRQDDSGKAAEKISNNCIGDAKLQQANVAGVVEEDLDSMQKVGGIQEITEALDTDLEKGIFTGLELDLCSQRIANTLSPTQAPAPNRWQRIVSMLRDRKLSESGKGSVSLDNVSPNDTREADLEISSASAQVSITVNGENDNCGIQIIAEALGTDLQKGIPGLKQDPCTQHIDIANSSPSLTQAPARGFFISLLKTCNDWIIFLLFVYAMLLLGFGIVMKSPNDWHKGVITIFFIMVLVVIHSLRGLWLERQISRRQNTAEMHQEEVEVIREGRSLKVSISDVLLGDIVCLEWGSLVPADGSLVSGEYIKLDDDLDSIINNQNPSLFYGPKVIDGKGRMLVTSVGMNTTLGDLLNKVTYGALNKTPLPVQLDKLNTGIQITGLLLSILILVVFFFHFMLQRKRFHFSLPDLKGKAIASKEIMDTSKKIFLTPTNGKFNMLSTSILTYLFGVTEGIPFVVTLAIVYWNKKMLFGKATVQEPLACLTMNSVTIVCIDKSGWRSRNSEAADSTKREIEAWINAGVKIILVSEDDVSILEDIACKCGLLPNADILKLEAKEFQNYINEEQMDEVDKIILMGSLTPSDKLLLVQCLKKKGHTVAMVGIKTNVIPALKEADVGITIQNFSSEMVRQSSHIIIVDGNLSFLDSLVALVRCGRCINDNIRKYLQVELTMNISGMLLICITTMFCGDSPITTIQLVWANFVVTLLGGLGLLTEPPSKELMEKPPLRKTEPLINMAIWRNVVIQALYQLGVLLTCQFKGQTIIGINKKISDTIIFNIFVLCQVCNIINARQVGNKNVLQPFPRNPLFLLAVGVIPVLQVAFIEIAHILVANASLTWIEWFICLSVGMVSMVINCLLIGL; from the exons ATGTCAACCAGCAAAAGCTTTAGAAATGAGGTCCTTGAGTCTCAGCAAACGGTCTCTCCGGGAGGAGATGGATCTGAGAAAGGTTCTCTTTTTCTCGACAGGCCTGCGGCCTCATCATCCATTTCCTCATACAGCAATATCAGCCCAGATGACACAGGAGCA GTCAGTGGTGGCCATGGTGGAGAAATAGAGTCTCAACAAACGGTCTTGTCAATGGCCAGCATAGCTCCAGGAGCAGATAAAGCTGACAAGGGTTCTCTTGCTGTAGACAATATCAGACAGGATGACTCAGGAAAAGCA GCTGAGAAAATCTCAAACAACTGTATTGGTGATGCAAAACTGCAACAAGCAAACGTTGCTGGGGTGGTAGAGGAGGACTTGGATTCAATGCAGAAGGTTGGAGGCATCCAAGAAATTACAGAGGCTCTAGATACAGATTTGGAGAAGGGAATATTCACTGGTCTTGAGCTAGATCTATGCTCTCAACGCATAGCTAACACACTCTCCCCAACACAAGCTCCTGCCCCAAACCGTTGGCAACGGATTGTTTCAATGCTACGGGATCGAAAACTCAGTGAATCTGGGAAAGGTTCTGTTTCTCTAGACAATGTCAGCCCCAATGACACAAGAGAAGCA GATTTGGAAATCTCATCTGCATCAGCTCAAGTCTCCATTACTGTAAATGGTGAGAATGACAACTGTGGCATCCAAATAATTGCAGAGGCTCTAGGTACTGATTTACAGAAGGGAATCCCTGGTCTTAAGCAAGATCCATGTACTCAACACATAGATATAGCTAATTCATCACCCTCCCTAACACAGGCTCCTGCACGAGGCTTCTTCATATCACTCTTAAAAACATGCAATGATTggattatttttcttctcttcgtGTATGCAATGCTCTTACTTGGCTTTGGGATCGTTATGAAAAGCCCAAACGATTGGCATAAAGGTGtcatcacaatttttttcatcatgGTGCTTGTGGTTATTCATTCCTTACGGGGACTTTGGCTCGAACGGCAGATATCAAGAAGGCAGAATACTGCGGAAATGCACCAAGAGGAAGTTGAAGTCATTAGAGAGGGAAGGTCGCTGAAAGTATCCATCTCAGATGTTTTGTTGGGTGACATAGTATGCCTCGAGTGGGGATCTCTAGTCCCTGCTGATGGTTCGCTCGTATCTGGTGAATACATAAAACTGGATGATGATCTTGACTCCATCATTAACAACCAAAACCCATCTCTGTTCTATGGTCCAAAGGTGATTGATGGAAAAGGTCGCATGCTAGTTACATCAGTGGGCATGAACACGACATTGGGTGACTTGTTAAACAAGGTTACCTATGGCGCCCTCAACAAGACCCCATTACCAGTGCAACTTGATAAGCTGAACACTGGCATACAAATTACAGGGCTTTTACTCTCCATCCTCATCCTTGTAGTATTCTTCTTCCATTTTATGCTTCAAAGGAAAAGATTTCATTTTAGCCTCCCCGATCTGAAGGGGAAAGCAATTGCCAGTAAAGAGATTATGGATACGAGTAAGAAAATTTTCTTGACACCAACAAATGGGAAGTTCAACATGTTATCAACTTCAATTCTTACGTATCTGTTTGGAGTAACAGAAGGGATACCATTTGTGGTCACTCTTGCCATTGTTTATTGGAATAAGAAGATGCTATTTGGTAAGGCCACTGTTCAAGAACCTTTGGCTTGTCTCACCATGAATTCAGTCACAATTGTCTGCATTGACAAAAGTGGTTGGCGATCAAGAAACTCAGAGGCAGCTGACTCGacaaaaagagaaatagaagCTTGGATAAATGCTGGAGTTAAGATCATTCTGGTTTCAGAAGATGATGTCTCAATATTGGAAGACATAGCTTGCAAGTGTGGACTACTTCCCAATGCAGATATATTGAAGCTTGAGGCTaaagaatttcaaaattacatcaACGAAGAGCAGATGGATGAAGTGGATAAAATCATCTTAATGGGAAGTTTAACCCCTTCTGACAAGCTCCTTCTAGTGCAATGTTTGAAGAAAAAAGGTCACACAGTAGCAATGGTTGGAATTAAAACAAATGTGATTCCAGCACTAAAGGAAGCTGATGTAGGGATCACTATACAGAATTTTAGCAGTGAAATGGTTAGGCAAAGTTCTCACATCATCATCGTGGATGGAAATCTCAGTTTCTTGGACAGTCTTGTGGCTCTTGTCAGATGCGGAAGATGTATTAATGACAATATTCGCAAGTATTTGCAAGTTGAGCTCACCATGAATATATCAGGGATGTTGCTAATCTGTATCACAACAATGTTTTGCGGAGATTCTCCAATTACGACCATCCAATTAGTCTGGGCAAACTTTGTTGTGACTCTTCTTGGTGGCCTTGGATTATTGACTGAGCCACCATCAAAGGAACTGATGGAAAAGCCACCATTGAGAAAAACTGAACCGCTTATCAACATGGCCATATGGAGAAACGTTGTCATCCAAGCTCTATATCAACTTGGCGTCTTACTGACATGCCAGTTCAAAGGGCAAACCATCATTGGCATTAATAAGAAGATTAGTGATACCATTATCTTCAATATTTTTGTCCTCTGCCAAGTCTGTAACATTATAAATGCAAGACAAGTGGGGAATAAGAATGTGCTTCAGCCCTTTCCTCGTAACCCCCTGTTTTTGTTGGCTGTGGGTGTTATCCCGGTACTGCAGGTGGCTTTTATTGAAATTGCACACATTCTGGTGGCCAATGCAAGCTTGACTTGGATTGAATGGTTCATTTGTCTTTCAGTCGGGATGGTTTCGATGGTTATTAATTGTCTATTGATTGGGTTATAA